The Muricauda sp. SCSIO 65647 genome includes a region encoding these proteins:
- the bglX gene encoding beta-glucosidase BglX: MGQQNFEKQIDSLLNLMTLEEKVGQMNLYSGFYDATGPAPKGGNAVEKYEHLKKGWVGAMLNVRGAEQTKKLQEIVVNETRLGIPLLFGLDVVHGQKTLAPIPLAEAASWDLQAIENSAKIAADEAAAEGVHWTFAPMVDISRDARWGRVMEGAGEDTYLGSKIAIARVKGFQGEDLSAPNTIAACAKHFAAYGFAEAGRDYNTVDVGTYTLYNMVLPPFKAATGAGVKTFMNAFNILNGVPATGDAMLQREILKGKWNFDGFVVSDWGSVAEMIAHGHAKDSTHAAELAANAGSDMDMASGSYLKNLTGLVKEGKVDESKIDDAVRRILRVKFELGLFEDPYRYSDIDREKERIYHPDHQAGVLEMAKKSIVLLKNDGNVLPLDKDQKGIVVIGDLADDKNSPLGSWRLASDDDSAVSFLEGMDAYTKEYTFVQGPTAFYSASFLQHVKVNETDTSGIQEAVEAAKSAEVVIMVLGEHGFMSGESRSRTTIDIPVVQKKLLKAVYEVNKNIVLVLMNGRPLTITWEAENIPAILETWQLGSQTGNAIAQVLFGDYNPSGKLPMTFPRSVGQVPIYYNHYSTGRPVNKEGNVFWSHYADEENSPLYPFGHGLSYTSFQYSDLQVDATDPKNVKVSVSVTNTGNRAGEEVVQLYLQDPYASIVRPVKELKGFEKIMLEAGTSKTVSFNLTDKELGFYNQQYEWVVEPGSFNVMVGTNSQEGLSGSFVVDQ; this comes from the coding sequence ATGGGCCAACAAAATTTTGAAAAACAAATTGATTCGCTATTGAATTTAATGACGTTGGAAGAAAAAGTGGGTCAAATGAACCTGTATAGTGGCTTTTACGATGCTACTGGTCCTGCCCCGAAAGGAGGCAATGCCGTTGAAAAATACGAACACCTGAAAAAAGGTTGGGTAGGTGCCATGCTCAATGTAAGGGGCGCCGAACAGACCAAAAAATTACAGGAAATAGTGGTCAACGAAACCCGATTGGGCATACCTCTGCTTTTTGGCCTCGATGTGGTACACGGTCAAAAAACCTTGGCCCCCATTCCGCTTGCTGAAGCCGCTAGTTGGGATTTACAGGCCATCGAAAATTCAGCGAAGATAGCCGCTGATGAAGCTGCGGCCGAAGGTGTACATTGGACCTTTGCCCCCATGGTCGATATTTCACGTGATGCCCGTTGGGGCCGTGTTATGGAAGGTGCTGGCGAAGACACCTACCTAGGCTCAAAAATCGCCATTGCAAGGGTCAAGGGGTTTCAAGGTGAGGACCTATCTGCCCCCAATACCATTGCGGCCTGTGCCAAACATTTTGCCGCCTACGGTTTTGCAGAGGCCGGAAGGGACTACAATACGGTTGATGTGGGCACCTATACACTTTACAACATGGTATTGCCTCCATTTAAAGCAGCCACGGGTGCCGGTGTAAAAACCTTTATGAATGCTTTCAACATCTTAAATGGTGTACCTGCTACGGGAGATGCCATGCTACAACGCGAAATTTTAAAGGGAAAATGGAATTTTGACGGTTTTGTGGTATCTGACTGGGGGTCGGTTGCCGAAATGATCGCCCATGGTCATGCCAAAGATTCGACCCATGCCGCTGAATTGGCCGCAAATGCGGGATCTGATATGGATATGGCTTCAGGTTCTTACCTCAAGAACCTCACAGGCTTGGTCAAAGAAGGAAAAGTCGATGAATCCAAAATTGACGATGCGGTACGTCGTATTCTAAGGGTAAAATTTGAATTGGGCCTTTTTGAGGACCCTTACCGATATTCTGATATCGACCGTGAAAAAGAACGCATATACCACCCTGATCACCAAGCCGGGGTCTTAGAGATGGCAAAAAAGAGCATTGTACTCTTAAAAAACGATGGCAATGTGCTGCCACTCGATAAAGACCAAAAAGGCATTGTCGTGATCGGCGATCTTGCCGATGACAAGAACAGCCCACTGGGCAGCTGGCGTTTGGCCTCAGACGATGATTCTGCGGTTTCGTTTTTAGAGGGGATGGATGCCTACACAAAAGAATATACTTTTGTGCAGGGACCAACCGCATTTTATAGTGCTAGCTTCTTACAACATGTTAAAGTCAATGAGACCGATACCTCAGGTATTCAAGAAGCCGTTGAGGCGGCAAAAAGTGCCGAAGTAGTAATCATGGTATTGGGTGAACATGGATTCATGAGTGGTGAATCGCGTAGTCGCACCACCATTGACATACCGGTTGTTCAAAAAAAGCTATTGAAAGCGGTTTATGAGGTGAACAAAAACATTGTTTTGGTGTTGATGAACGGAAGACCGCTGACTATTACTTGGGAAGCAGAAAACATACCGGCAATCTTAGAAACATGGCAATTGGGCAGCCAAACAGGAAACGCGATCGCCCAAGTACTGTTCGGTGATTACAACCCAAGTGGCAAACTGCCCATGACCTTTCCACGTAGTGTGGGGCAAGTACCGATCTACTATAACCACTACAGTACAGGTAGGCCGGTGAATAAAGAAGGTAATGTGTTCTGGTCACATTATGCCGACGAAGAAAACAGTCCGCTTTATCCCTTTGGCCATGGATTAAGCTACACAAGCTTTCAATACAGCGATTTACAGGTCGATGCGACCGATCCAAAAAATGTGAAGGTCTCCGTATCGGTCACCAATACGGGAAATAGGGCCGGTGAAGAAGTAGTGCAATTGTATTTGCAAGACCCCTATGCCAGTATCGTGCGCCCTGTAAAGGAATTGAAAGGCTTTGAAAAAATAATGCTCGAAGCAGGTACCTCAAAAACAGTATCGTTTAACTTGACCGATAAAGAACTGGGCTTTTACAATCAACAGTATGAATGGGTAGTGGAACCTGGCTCTTTCAACGTGATGGTCGGTACCAATTCGCAAGAAGGACTATCGGGAAGTTTTGTGGTGGATCAATAA
- the mazG gene encoding nucleoside triphosphate pyrophosphohydrolase, whose product MSNRKKQLKAFDRLLTIMDDLREKCPWDKKQTMQSLRHLTIEETYELGDAILDNDMQEIKKELGDLLLHIVFYAKIGSETQDFDMADVANDICEKLINRHPHIYGDIEVENEEQVKQNWENIKLKEGKKSVLEGVPNSLPALVKANRIQEKVAGVGFDWEQPEQVFEKLKEELGELQEEVKTGDTKNIENEFGDVLFSMVNYARFLNVNPENALERTNKKFINRFQFLESRAKEKGKTLKEMTLAEMDVFWEEAKNIDLTNSQHFKI is encoded by the coding sequence ATGAGCAACAGAAAAAAACAACTGAAAGCCTTTGACCGTTTGTTGACCATTATGGATGATCTGCGGGAGAAATGCCCATGGGACAAAAAACAGACCATGCAATCGCTTCGCCACCTCACCATTGAGGAAACCTATGAACTTGGTGATGCCATTCTTGACAACGATATGCAAGAAATCAAGAAAGAACTGGGTGATTTGTTGCTGCACATTGTCTTCTATGCAAAAATTGGTTCAGAGACCCAAGATTTTGATATGGCCGATGTTGCCAATGATATTTGTGAGAAGCTCATTAACAGGCACCCGCACATTTATGGAGACATTGAGGTCGAAAATGAAGAGCAGGTCAAGCAAAATTGGGAGAACATCAAGCTAAAAGAAGGCAAAAAAAGTGTGTTGGAAGGGGTGCCGAACAGTCTGCCCGCTTTGGTGAAAGCCAATCGCATTCAAGAAAAAGTGGCAGGTGTAGGGTTCGATTGGGAGCAGCCAGAACAGGTTTTTGAAAAATTGAAGGAAGAATTGGGCGAATTGCAAGAAGAGGTGAAAACGGGCGATACCAAGAATATTGAAAATGAGTTTGGCGATGTACTTTTTTCAATGGTCAACTACGCACGGTTCTTGAATGTAAATCCAGAAAATGCACTGGAGCGCACCAATAAGAAATTCATCAACCGTTTTCAATTTCTAGAAAGCAGGGCCAAGGAAAAGGGCAAGACCCTGAAAGAGATGACCCTTGCCGAAATGGATGTTTTTTGGGAAGAGGCCAAGAATATCGATTTGACCAACTCACAACATTTTAAAATATGA
- a CDS encoding sulfatase has product MKTACHFAPVLYIFLATILLLGCQQKTPEAVLEKPNILFILSDDHTSQAWGIYGGVLERYVQNGNIKRLAREGAVLNNAFCTNSICSPSRASILTGQYSHLNQVYTLREPLPVGHPNIAKTFSENGYHTALIGKWHLYRQPEGFDYFNVLPNQGVYWNPVLKTKEGWKDGTDGSGGRVYEGFSTDVITDLTVEHLKQRDTTKPFLMFCHFKATHEPFDYPERFASLYKDVEIPEPESLLDFGPETTGRTFGGQILERLGMRWDEATKNPDKFWTGYPGLPYPLDGLDSVQKRKKIYQKLVKDFMRSGAAIDDNIGKLLDYLEEEGLAENTIVIYTADQGYFLGEHGFFDKRLIYEESMRMPFVVRYPKKIKGGQRIDDIILNIDFPALLSDYAGIEKPKYMQGESFREVLEGNTPENWRKQMYYRYWLHHPHRPAHFGIRDNRYKLAFFYGQGLGMNGASEETTTPQWEFYDLQKDPNELHNAYGEAEYADIIADMKKALLEERKRYGDLDASRPEMTSILEGLFE; this is encoded by the coding sequence ATGAAAACTGCTTGCCATTTTGCACCTGTGCTATATATTTTTTTGGCCACCATACTACTTTTAGGGTGCCAACAAAAAACCCCCGAAGCTGTCTTGGAAAAACCCAACATCCTCTTCATTCTCTCAGATGACCACACCTCGCAGGCCTGGGGTATCTATGGCGGGGTTTTGGAACGTTATGTGCAAAATGGGAACATCAAAAGACTGGCCCGTGAAGGGGCGGTCTTGAACAATGCCTTTTGCACCAATTCGATATGTAGCCCCAGCAGGGCAAGCATCCTCACGGGGCAGTACAGCCACCTGAATCAGGTCTATACGTTGCGCGAGCCGTTGCCAGTGGGGCATCCGAACATAGCCAAGACCTTTTCTGAAAATGGCTACCATACGGCATTGATAGGTAAATGGCACCTCTATCGACAGCCCGAAGGGTTTGATTATTTCAATGTATTGCCCAACCAAGGTGTATATTGGAACCCCGTATTAAAGACCAAAGAGGGATGGAAAGATGGTACCGATGGCAGTGGAGGAAGGGTCTATGAAGGCTTTTCGACCGATGTGATCACAGATTTGACCGTTGAACATCTGAAACAGCGCGATACCACAAAACCCTTTTTGATGTTCTGCCATTTCAAGGCCACCCATGAACCTTTTGATTATCCTGAAAGGTTTGCTTCCTTGTACAAGGATGTGGAGATTCCAGAACCTGAATCACTACTCGATTTTGGTCCGGAGACCACAGGCCGCACCTTTGGGGGACAAATTTTGGAACGTTTGGGAATGCGCTGGGACGAGGCCACGAAAAACCCCGACAAATTCTGGACGGGCTACCCTGGGCTCCCTTATCCGTTGGATGGATTGGACAGTGTTCAAAAACGGAAGAAAATCTACCAAAAACTGGTAAAAGACTTCATGCGGTCAGGGGCTGCCATCGATGACAACATAGGCAAGCTGCTCGATTATTTAGAGGAAGAAGGCTTGGCCGAGAACACCATCGTTATCTACACCGCCGACCAAGGTTACTTTTTGGGCGAGCATGGCTTTTTTGACAAACGCTTGATCTATGAAGAATCAATGCGAATGCCATTTGTTGTCCGGTATCCAAAAAAAATAAAGGGTGGCCAGCGTATCGATGATATCATATTGAACATCGATTTTCCTGCACTGCTTTCCGATTACGCAGGTATTGAAAAACCCAAATATATGCAAGGTGAGAGTTTTCGAGAGGTGCTTGAGGGCAATACCCCTGAAAATTGGCGAAAGCAAATGTATTATCGCTATTGGCTGCACCACCCCCATAGACCGGCACATTTCGGCATTCGCGACAATCGTTACAAGTTGGCATTTTTCTACGGCCAAGGCTTGGGCATGAACGGCGCTTCTGAAGAAACGACCACACCACAGTGGGAGTTCTACGATTTACAGAAAGACCCCAACGAATTGCACAATGCCTATGGTGAGGCCGAATATGCAGATATCATTGCCGATATGAAGAAAGCCCTTTTGGAAGAACGGAAAAGATATGGTGATCTAGATGCTTCCCGTCCTGAAATGACCTCCATCTTAGAGGGATTATTCGAATAG
- a CDS encoding MATE family efflux transporter: MFQQYTKEFGYNLKLAYPVILGMLGHTFVAFADNIMVGQLGTAELAAVSLGNSFIFIAMSLGIGFSTAITPLVAEADGAGNKQNGKSALKHGLVLCTILGISLFLIILMSIPLMNHMDQPPEVVELAIPYLQLVAFSLVPLIMFQAFKQFSEGLSQTKYPMYATILANVVNIVLNYLLIFGSFGFPKLGIVGAAIGTLASRFIMLGFIWMLLKRKKKFSFYVTGFNFAKIEKRVMKKIVELGFPSALQMFFEVAIFTAAIWLSGVLGKNPQAANQIALNLSSMTFMVGMGLSVAAMVRVGNQKGLQNFHELRRIARSVFFLTFLVEIIFAALFLLGRHWFPTIYLDLDDVTNMADNTEVVALAAQLLLVAAFFQISDGIQVVVLGALRGLQDVKIPTLITFFAYWVIGFPISYYLGLHTDLKSIGIWIGLLAGLTASAVLLYLRFDFLTKRLILKA; encoded by the coding sequence GTGTTTCAGCAGTACACCAAAGAGTTCGGTTATAACCTAAAACTTGCCTATCCCGTAATTTTGGGGATGTTGGGGCATACGTTTGTAGCCTTTGCAGACAATATCATGGTGGGGCAATTGGGTACGGCCGAACTGGCGGCGGTATCATTGGGCAATAGTTTTATTTTTATTGCCATGTCATTGGGCATTGGTTTTTCAACCGCCATTACGCCATTGGTTGCCGAAGCCGATGGGGCCGGGAACAAGCAAAATGGCAAAAGCGCCCTTAAGCACGGACTTGTACTTTGTACCATACTCGGTATTTCATTGTTTCTCATTATTTTGATGAGCATACCATTGATGAACCATATGGACCAACCCCCTGAGGTGGTCGAATTGGCTATTCCCTATCTGCAATTGGTGGCCTTTTCATTGGTTCCCCTGATTATGTTTCAAGCGTTCAAGCAGTTTTCTGAAGGGCTCTCCCAAACCAAATATCCTATGTATGCCACTATTTTGGCCAATGTGGTAAACATTGTATTGAACTATCTATTGATTTTTGGTTCTTTCGGCTTTCCGAAGTTGGGTATCGTGGGCGCCGCCATCGGAACGCTTGCCTCACGTTTCATTATGCTGGGGTTTATCTGGATGCTACTGAAGCGAAAGAAAAAATTCAGTTTTTATGTCACGGGCTTCAACTTTGCCAAGATTGAAAAACGGGTCATGAAAAAAATTGTGGAATTGGGCTTTCCTTCTGCACTGCAGATGTTTTTTGAGGTGGCCATTTTTACCGCGGCCATTTGGTTGAGCGGGGTGTTGGGCAAGAATCCACAGGCGGCCAACCAGATCGCCCTTAACCTGAGCAGTATGACCTTTATGGTGGGCATGGGTCTCAGTGTTGCGGCCATGGTGCGGGTAGGCAACCAAAAAGGACTTCAGAACTTTCATGAGCTGCGGAGAATCGCTCGATCGGTGTTCTTTTTGACCTTCTTGGTGGAGATCATTTTTGCCGCTCTTTTTCTATTGGGGAGACATTGGTTTCCGACCATATATCTAGACTTGGACGATGTAACCAATATGGCAGACAATACCGAAGTTGTTGCTTTGGCGGCCCAATTATTGTTGGTGGCGGCCTTTTTTCAGATTTCAGATGGCATTCAAGTAGTGGTACTTGGGGCACTTCGCGGTCTGCAAGACGTGAAGATTCCGACTTTGATCACTTTTTTTGCCTATTGGGTTATCGGTTTTCCCATAAGCTACTACCTTGGTCTGCACACCGATTTAAAGAGCATCGGCATTTGGATAGGCCTGCTCGCCGGCCTCACGGCATCTGCCGTATTGTTGTATCTTCGATTTGATTTTTTGACGAAAAGATTAATTCTAAAAGCATAG
- a CDS encoding phosphatase PAP2 family protein, translated as MLEHLVQLDQEVFLFLNGLGTETWDGFWMFMTNSKSAIPLYLVLLVLAYRTFRLKKTVLILIAVALLITCTDQLSNFFKYGVQRLRPCHDPEISEIMRLVKSYCGGKFAYFSAHAANSFAVASFFAFLFRRRIKYLGILLMIWAGLVAYSRIYIGVHYPLDVLTGMFVGVLFGWVFSKLSIFAFHKIGV; from the coding sequence ATGTTAGAGCATTTGGTTCAACTCGATCAAGAAGTCTTTCTTTTTTTGAATGGTCTGGGCACCGAAACCTGGGACGGTTTTTGGATGTTCATGACCAATAGCAAGAGTGCGATTCCACTTTATTTGGTACTTCTCGTATTGGCCTACCGCACTTTCAGACTCAAAAAAACCGTTCTCATCTTGATTGCCGTAGCTCTTCTGATCACCTGTACCGATCAGCTTTCGAATTTTTTCAAGTACGGGGTGCAACGGCTACGACCATGCCATGATCCTGAAATCAGTGAAATCATGCGTTTGGTGAAATCGTACTGTGGGGGCAAGTTCGCTTATTTCTCTGCCCATGCGGCCAATTCATTTGCCGTGGCCTCATTTTTTGCTTTTTTATTTCGAAGAAGGATTAAATATTTAGGGATATTATTGATGATCTGGGCTGGTTTGGTAGCTTACAGCAGAATTTATATCGGGGTTCATTACCCGTTGGATGTGCTAACGGGAATGTTCGTAGGTGTACTCTTCGGCTGGGTGTTCAGCAAGTTGTCTATATTTGCCTTTCACAAAATCGGGGTATGA